From Thalassotalea psychrophila:
ATAGGCTTAGCAACATTGCCATTGCCGGAACTTCAACAGAAGAACCAACTAAAAGTGTTAATAACAGAGGAGTCATCACTACACTTAACAGTGTAGAAACAGCAGTCATTGATACTGACATGGCAACATTGCCACCAGCAATATATGTCATTACATTAGATGAAACCCCGCCTGCAACACTGCCCACTAATACTAAACCTATGGTTAATTCAGTACTAAAACCAAATATAATGCTTATTAATAATGCTGAAAAGGGCATCACTGAAAATTGCAGGACCATACCAGCAATCATTGCCACTTTGTATTTTGGAATATCAATAAAATCTTTTGGACGTAATGTTAACCCCATGCATAGCATTACCACTGTTAGTAATGGGATGATGGTGCTTTTTAATTCAGATAATTGTTCTGGAAAAACAAAGCCGGACATGGCAGCCAATACTGCCCATAATGGAAATAGCTTTAAAAACATAATAATTCTCTCATTCATTTACTACTTTTTATGATTGTATTTATTAAGTAGAAAGTGTGACATATACTAACTAATATATTACACATAGTAACAAACCTATAATATATGTTTGGTTTTAAAATGTCATAGTTTAGTCATATTGTTCAAAAGCATGACGATTATTATGCCAAACGACAGAAATTTACAAATACCATTAGAGAGGATCAGGTGGGGCAGACGCAAACCGAAAATAACAAGCGCAAAGATAATTTAGTTGACCACGCAATGGATCGTATCATTGATTTTATCAAGAAAAACCAACTTAAAGTGGGTAATAAGCTACCAAGTGAATCTTATTTTATAGAATTATTAAATGTTAGCCGCACGGTTGTGCGTGAGGCATTTAAATCTTTAAATGCTATGTCAATTATTAAGATGAGTGCAGGTAAAAAAGCCGAAGTTGGTGAGTTTGATGATTATGTTATCGGTATAATGTTGTCACACGCGCTTAGAACGGAGCAAATTAATGTACAGCAAATATGGGATGCCAGACGTGCTATTGAAATACGAACCGCTGAATTAGCGGCCATTCATCACACAGAACAGCAAGCAAATCAAATAACTACAATTGTTAAAAATATGCGTTTAAATGTCAGCAATTTAGAGCAAATGACAAAGTATGATATTGAATTTCATAAACTAATAGCACAAGCCAGTAAAAACCCAATATTGCCAGTACTAGTTGGCTCATTAAGCAATGCTATTAATGAAACAAATCCGGTTTTATGGCGAGTAAGAACCACAAAAGAGCAGCAATCCTCTGTTGTTAAGTTACATGAGACTATTGCTGATGCAATTATTAAATCGGATCCTGATGCTGCAAAACAAGCTATGGAAGATCATTTTGATAATGCGTCAGCATGGTTGTTAAAAGCGGGCTTTAATTAGGAATTGAACTAGGGAGCTTTCATCACTATTAACTATCTATTAGTGTCACAAATGGCAGTTAAATAGTCGAATTTGACTATGTTCGATGTCGCTTAACTAAGTGTATGCTGAATGAAATTAAGTTAAGTGAGAAATGTGAGATGAAGACATTAGTCATATTTGCCCATCCAGATGTTGAAAACGGCTCAATTGCCAACAAAGTTATCCTAGATGAACTAAATAAAAACGAAGACATTAAAGTTCGTGAACTTTACAAGTTATATCCTGATTTCAATATTGATGTTGAAGCAGAACAAGCAGCATTAAGAGAAGCTGATGTTGTTGTATTCCAGTTTCCTTTTTTCTGGTACAGCTGTCCGGCATTATTGAAAAAATGGATGGATGATGTCTTCTTATACGGTTTTGCTTATGGTTCAACAGGTAAAGAACTACGTGGTAAAGAATTACTGTTATCAGTAACTATTGGCGGTGCGGCAGATTCTTATAAACCAGACGGCTATAACACCTTTCCGGTTGAAGATTTTATTTTGCCATTTAAACAAACTGCTAATTTAACAGAAATGTTATTCAACGATGACTTTATTTATA
This genomic window contains:
- a CDS encoding FadR/GntR family transcriptional regulator, producing MGQTQTENNKRKDNLVDHAMDRIIDFIKKNQLKVGNKLPSESYFIELLNVSRTVVREAFKSLNAMSIIKMSAGKKAEVGEFDDYVIGIMLSHALRTEQINVQQIWDARRAIEIRTAELAAIHHTEQQANQITTIVKNMRLNVSNLEQMTKYDIEFHKLIAQASKNPILPVLVGSLSNAINETNPVLWRVRTTKEQQSSVVKLHETIADAIIKSDPDAAKQAMEDHFDNASAWLLKAGFN